Below is a window of Fuerstiella sp. DNA.
CACTGGTCACCATTGGCGGTGTCCAGTCTAACCATACGCGGCAGGTCGCGGCGGTCGCTGCCAAAATCGGCTTGAAATGCCGACTTGTACAGGAAAGCTGGGTGCCGGTTGATGACGCCTTCTACGACCGGGTGGGCAACATACTTCTGAGTCGTGTGATGGGCGCCGAGATTGAATTGGTTGACCAGGGGTTCGATATTGGGATCCGGGACAGCTGGAAACGTGCGCTGGAAGACGTGAGGGCGGAGGGGGGAAAGCCATATGCTATTCCTGCCGGTGCCTCCATGCATCAGTATGGAGGTCTTGGCTACGTGGGCTTTGCCGAAGAAGTCCGAGAGCAGGAGGCACAGATGGGAATCACTTTTGATTTTATTATTGTCTGTACCGTGACCGGTTCGACACACGCGGGAATGCTGGTCGGATTTGCCAAAGATGGTCGTGCCCGCCGTGTCATCGGTATTGATGCTTCAGCGACACCCGACAGAACCCGAAGCCAGGTTCTTGAAATCGCTCAAAATACGGCCGAA
It encodes the following:
- a CDS encoding 1-aminocyclopropane-1-carboxylate deaminase, which encodes MLEKFKRFPLMFGPTPIEPLSRLSECLGGRVDLYAKREDCNSGLAFGGNKIRKLEYIVPDAIASNADTLVTIGGVQSNHTRQVAAVAAKIGLKCRLVQESWVPVDDAFYDRVGNILLSRVMGAEIELVDQGFDIGIRDSWKRALEDVRAEGGKPYAIPAGASMHQYGGLGYVGFAEEVREQEAQMGITFDFIIVCTVTGSTHAGMLVGFAKDGRARRVIGIDASATPDRTRSQVLEIAQNTAELIGLDRQITADHVVLREDYAYPAYGIPSSETNEAIRLCARMEGMITDPVYEGKSMQGLMDLIQQGFFPDGSRILYAHLGGVPAINGYSDMFQNG